The Nitrospirota bacterium nucleotide sequence AATTGACGTTAGGCCAGGTCCTTGAAGTCGTGTCAGACGACGAAGGTATTAAAAAAGACATGCCGGCCTGGTGCGACACGACCGGACATCAGATGGTCGGGCTCGAAGAAGAACAGACGAAGTCGGGAATAATCTATAAAGCGTTTGTGAAAAAGACGAAATAATTACACAGGCTCAGTGGAGACAGTTGGTGGAAGCCGGAGGGACGATGAGATGATCACGCCTCCGGCTTCGTCGTTTTAATGCGTGAAATGGAGTCGGACGTGGATCGGATCGTCGAATGTGTACCCAACTTCAGTGAGGGGCGAAATCAGGCGACGGTGCTGGCGCTGGTACGCGCCGTGGAATCCGTGCCAGGGGTTTGGCTGTTGGATCACACGATGGATCGGGACCACCATCGTTCCGTCCTGAGTTTTGCCGGTGAGCCGGATGACGTGGCTGAA carries:
- a CDS encoding sulfurtransferase TusA family protein; amino-acid sequence: MIQADVKLDTLGYFCPMPIIMTLKKIKELTLGQVLEVVSDDEGIKKDMPAWCDTTGHQMVGLEEEQTKSGIIYKAFVKKTK